GCGCCGGCCGATCCGGAGGCCCTGCTGCTCTCGGCGGTGTCCGGCAGCCTGCGGGAACGGGGCGAGCTGGCCGCCACCCTGGGCGAACTCCGCACGGTCCATGAGCGCCTGCTGGACGCGCTGCCCATGGGGCTGCTGTGGGTGGATCAGCGCCAGCGACTCGCGGCCCTGAACCAGCGGGGCTGCGACCTGCTGGGCGTTCGCCCCGGCGTGGTGGGTCTGGAAGCGGCCTTCGTGCTGGAGCCCTTTCCCTGGCTGCGGGAAGCCCTGGCGGGCGACCCCGGGCCGGCCCATCGCCTCGGGGCCCAGGGCCGCCGCTGGCGGATCCAGCGCATCGAGGCGCCGGACCGCATCGGTGCCCTGGTGCAGTTCGAGGATGTCACCGAGGCAGAGTTGGAGGATCGCCGCCGCCAGCTGCGGGAGCGGTTCGCAGAGTTGGGCGAGATGACCGCCGGCGTCGCCCACCAGCTGAAGAACGGCCTGGCCGTGCTGAAGGGCCAGGGACAGCTGCTCAAGCGGGCGGGCCATGGGGCTTCGGCCGAGGCCCTGCTGGAGGAGACCGAGGAGCTCGAGCGGCTGGTGCAGCGCTTCCTCCAGTGGGCCAAGCCCCTGGATCCGGCCTCGGAGCCGCTCCAGCTCGAAGAGGCCGTGGGCCAGGCGCTGGCGGAGCTGAAGCGCCGCCCCGTGAGCCAGGGGCGCCAGCTGGTGGCCGAAGGGCGGGGGATGGCGACGGGGGATCCCGTGCTGCTGCACCAGGCCCTGGTGAACCTGCTGGAGAACGCCTGCCAGGCCAGCCCCCTGGGCAGCCGGGTGCTGGTGCGGATCTCCGAGGCCCAGCTGGCGATCCTGGACGAGGGGCCGGGTCTGTCGGAGGACACGGCCATCCGCATGCTGCGGCCCTTCGAGAGCGGCCGTCCAGACGGCACGGGCCTGGGCCTCCCCCTGGCCCTGAAGTGGCTCAACGCCCAGGGTGCGGACCTGCGGCTGGTGCCGCGGCCCGAGGGAGGCACCTGCGCCGAGATCCGCTGGTAAGGTGAAGAGATGAGGACGAAGCAGGAGCGGAGTGCCACTGTGGCGAAGCCGAAGCCCGAAGGGCGCGCCGCAGGGAGGCTACGC
The window above is part of the Geothrix sp. genome. Proteins encoded here:
- a CDS encoding ATP-binding protein, which codes for MQPFPHALAWLAVAIPVGGALGGLAVLLVRWAQLRRRAPADPEALLLSAVSGSLRERGELAATLGELRTVHERLLDALPMGLLWVDQRQRLAALNQRGCDLLGVRPGVVGLEAAFVLEPFPWLREALAGDPGPAHRLGAQGRRWRIQRIEAPDRIGALVQFEDVTEAELEDRRRQLRERFAELGEMTAGVAHQLKNGLAVLKGQGQLLKRAGHGASAEALLEETEELERLVQRFLQWAKPLDPASEPLQLEEAVGQALAELKRRPVSQGRQLVAEGRGMATGDPVLLHQALVNLLENACQASPLGSRVLVRISEAQLAILDEGPGLSEDTAIRMLRPFESGRPDGTGLGLPLALKWLNAQGADLRLVPRPEGGTCAEIRW